The genomic DNA CGCCCTTGAGCGACTCAAAATTGCTAACGTCGACATTGGCGAGCGTCTGCACCCGCCGCTCGACGCCGGCAAAGCCGATGTCCTCCAGCTCGCTCACGATCCGCGCGCGCGCGACCGCGAGCTCGCTCTCGCGCCGCGCGACCATCATCACCTTGGCACCGGCGAGCGCGAGCAGCCGCGCCACCTGTCCGCCGATCCCCGCCGATCCCCCGGTAATCAGCGCCACCTTGCCCAGATGCAGCCCGGTGATGTTCTCGCTGAACCCCGGCATCGCCTTGCGCGATCCCGTCGCCTCGCCGATGCTGGCGGGAACGTACAGCGTCACTTCGCGGATCTTGCTTTCCTTCAGCAGGATGCGCGCCGCATGCCCGGCGGTAAAGCGGGTGTTCTCCGCCTCGGCATTGACGAAGCGGACGATCTGGTTGCCCCACTCCGCCTGCCGCCGCCGGCCATGCGCAACATCGATCTCGGATTCGTCGCGCCAGATGCGGATCAGCTGCTCGGTCGCCGCGCGCAGCACCTGCGCATAGACATCGCCCTTGCCGTCGCTCGGATTGGTCAGGAACACGAAGCGCGGTTCCTGCAGCAAATTGTCGTGGCGCTTCCAGTAGCGGCTCAGCGTGCGCGCGAGCGCGATGCTGCCCGCCAGCTCGACATCCATGAACGTCGCGACATCCTCGTCGTTCGCATCGACCAGGTCGCCGATCAGCTCGCCCGCCCCGCGCACCGGCATGAACATCGCGCCGGTGATCGCCGCCTGCTCCTGCGTGTATGCTTCGAGCGCCGCTTCCATCGCGGCCGGTTCGCTGCGGTTGAAGCGGATGATCGTCAGCCGGTCGTCCGCGCCTTCCGCCTTCGCCCGCGCCTGCGCGATCGCGACATCGGCCTGCCGGCTCAGGCCGAGCAGCACCCGCGCGCCGCACGCGATCTGGATGTTCGCGATCTCCAGCGCTTCCTGCCAGCCGTCCCCGGCCGCGATCAGCACCGCCAGCCCAGCGCCATCCATCGACCGCATCGTCGGCCGCGAGAGGTACGTCGAGCGCGCTTCCTTGCGCACCGTCATGCCGTGCGTCACTTCGAAATCATGCCCGTTGTAGGCGGCGGATTCGTCGCTGCCCAGGAACACGCAAGTGGTCGCGATATCGGTCGGCGTCGGGAAGGTCTTGGCCTTCGCGTTGCCGCCAGTCGCGCGCTCGAGCGACATCATATCGAAGAACTGGTTCGCCGTAGTGCCCGCCTCGTCGCCGCGCATCGTATCCATCGTCGCGAAGACCGATCGGATCCGCTCGCTCTCGATCGGGCCGGGGAACACGAGGTTCACGCGGATCCCGCGCGGGCCCAGTTCAAGCGACAGCTCGCGCGACCAAGCGTTCATCGCCGCCTTCGGCACGACATAAGCGGTGCGCGCATAATAGGGCGTGCGCGAGAAGATCGTCGAGATGTTGATGATCGATCCGCCCTCGCTCATCACCGGGGCCGCCGCGCGCGCGACGTTCCAGGCGACGCCGAAGATATTGCGCATCGCGTCGCCCACCGTCTCGGTATCGGTCGATCCGCGCTTTTGCAGCGCGGCGAGTTCGCCCGCATCGAGCGGCAATTGCTCGATCGGCTGCTTCGGGCCGGCCGACCCCGCATTGTTGACGAGAATGTCGATCCGCCCGAACCGCGCGATCACATCGGCGATGCCGTCGCGCACCGATTGCGGATCGCCACCGTCGAGCGCCACCGTCGCCAGCCGCGCCTCGTCGACGCCCGTCTCTTCGCGGATCGCCGCGGCCGCCGCGTCGGTGCGCGCGGGCGTGCGCCCCGTCATCACCACGGTCGCGCCTTCGCCCAGATAATGGCGGACGATATATCCGCCCAGATTGCCTGCCGCGCCTGTTACGACTGCGATCTTGCCGGCCAACCGGCCGCCGGTGGCTGGGGTTTGCACAGTCTTTGCCTTGGCCATGGTACTCTCCCATCGGTCGGTGCTGATCACCGCCACATTGACGCGTTCGAAGCCTGGGGAGGGCAATTCCGAGTTTAGCGTATAATCGTCAGCCGGCGCTGTATGTTTTGATACTAGGGCTCGGGTAATTTCGCTTCCGCCGCCGCCCACGCCTCAAGCAGCGCATCGCGGCTCCGCAGCCCCAGTTCAGGCAGCGCGTGGTTGACCACATAGGTCGCGCCGGAATGCCGGTTTTCCCACATCGCCTGATGCGCCTCGGGCAGCCCGTCCCACGGCACGACCTGCGGCTCGGTCACTTCAAGCAATCCCGCCGCGATCATGTCGTTCATGCGCGACACTTCGAACGCGTTGCACAGATGCGTGCCGAGGATCGACGCGGTCGGCATCAGGATCCGGCGCTGCCGCGTCCACACCTGCGGCGCGTAGAAAGTGAAGCGCTGTCCCGCGAGATCCTCGGCGAAGATCACCCGCCCGGTGAAGGGTTTCACCAGCGAGGTCGACACGCCCAGCGTATCCTGCATCGCGCGCTCGATGATCAGGTCGGGCGCACCGCGCGGATTGTCCGGCGAACGCAGGATCTTCCCGATCGCCGAGCCGAACGGCTTCATCACGCGATCCTGATAGTCGCGCACTGCCGCCTTGAAGACTTCGATATCGGCCTTGGCGTCGGGCAGCTGCGGCATCGTATCGGGCCACAGGAAATTGGCCCCCTCGCGCCGCCGGATCGCCTCCAGGCTGACGATGCCCTCGATCGCATCCTCGAGCCCCAGCGATTGCAGGAACTCGCGCTGTCCGTCGGTGGTCGTCGCGACGACGCTGCGCGCGTTGAACCGCCGCGCCGCCTCGATCATCTCGAGCCCCGTCTCGTCGAGCAGCGCCGTCGAGCGCGGCCCGTAATAGATTAGCACCGCCTCGCCACCGCGCAGCGCGGCCCGGCGCAGCATTTCCTCCGGCGTCGCGCTGCCGGGCTTGCCCATAAAGCTGAAATGATAACCCGACGATGCGCCGTAGAAGGCCAGCGTGCCATGTTCCGCCAACAGCTGGAAACTGCGCGGAAACGCCGTTTCGCCCGCATGGCTCACGACATAATCCGCCAGCTTGCCGCCGTTCAGCGCCTGATATTCCTCCAGCAACGGCGCACCCGCCGCTTCCCAGGCGCGCGCCGCCTCCGCCTCTTCGGGCACGATCGTGTACAGGCTTGCGAAGCGCGGATCCTTGCGATCGATCGCCCCGGTCGCGCCTTGCTGGCCGGTAATGAACGCCGCGCGCTCGGCCGACGAGACGAGGCCCGTCACCTGCAGCCCGGTCCGCACCGAAGTGCGCAGCGCATCGAGCCCGGTGCCCGTCGCCGCACCCTCGACGAACAGCGTCCGCCCCGGCGCGATCTGCAGCGTCGTGAACAGGCAGCGCGAGATCGTGCCGAGGTTCAGCACATAGCTGCCCGCCTGCTCCAGCGTCAGGTCGGGCGGGATCGCGTGCATCTGCGGCGCCTGCACCGTCAGGAACTGCGCATGGCTGCCCGTCTCGGTCTCATAGCCCTGGATCGAGAAGCCCGCATACATCGGATCGTTGCCGACCTGCGGGCTCAGCAGATCGTTGGTGCCCGAATAGACTGTTACGAGATCGCCGACCTTCACCCGCCCCTCGCCCCGCGTCTCGCTGCCGAGCGCCGCGACCAGCGCAATGCCACCCGATCCGGTGATCTGGACATCCTCTTCGTGCGAATCGAACGGCGACACCGGGATGCCG from Sphingomonas radiodurans includes the following:
- a CDS encoding SDR family oxidoreductase, coding for MAKAKTVQTPATGGRLAGKIAVVTGAAGNLGGYIVRHYLGEGATVVMTGRTPARTDAAAAAIREETGVDEARLATVALDGGDPQSVRDGIADVIARFGRIDILVNNAGSAGPKQPIEQLPLDAGELAALQKRGSTDTETVGDAMRNIFGVAWNVARAAAPVMSEGGSIINISTIFSRTPYYARTAYVVPKAAMNAWSRELSLELGPRGIRVNLVFPGPIESERIRSVFATMDTMRGDEAGTTANQFFDMMSLERATGGNAKAKTFPTPTDIATTCVFLGSDESAAYNGHDFEVTHGMTVRKEARSTYLSRPTMRSMDGAGLAVLIAAGDGWQEALEIANIQIACGARVLLGLSRQADVAIAQARAKAEGADDRLTIIRFNRSEPAAMEAALEAYTQEQAAITGAMFMPVRGAGELIGDLVDANDEDVATFMDVELAGSIALARTLSRYWKRHDNLLQEPRFVFLTNPSDGKGDVYAQVLRAATEQLIRIWRDESEIDVAHGRRRQAEWGNQIVRFVNAEAENTRFTAGHAARILLKESKIREVTLYVPASIGEATGSRKAMPGFSENITGLHLGKVALITGGSAGIGGQVARLLALAGAKVMMVARRESELAVARARIVSELEDIGFAGVERRVQTLANVDVSNFESLKGAVDATLKAFGRIDYLINNAGVAGAEDMVVDMSVDAWNYTLDANLISNYFLMHHVVPMMKRQGSGYILNVSSYFGGEKYLAVAYPNRADYAVSKSGQRAMVESMARYLGPEVQFNAIAPGPVDGDRLAGTGGKPGLFDRRGKLILENKRLNAVHAAAVKALRRGVRVEALLTRLARNDTVRMSHDTNNPREIRELALACAREGDGVCTWDQYLLTAPIAAALVSRLRQGGYFLDAPGWADKPDTPEANGGWLLRTPPADAPFLPAEKIAIEAKKVGGGVISKLHLGKMPTETDVAQATVFFLADRAASGETFMPSGGLSVERSTTERELFGSPKQERLDQMRGKTVWIIGEHLIDYIAETARAFLDECHVARVVLITRTAEGFAAIKAALDDMPETALQSIVCGDAVEAAMDEALSQWGRPTTVLSTPFEELPQKLFALDDALDPAGFRNMVANNLTNHFRVSRKASLYDDCQLVLASPDVPMGDKSPAFAFANFIKTTLHAFTATLAVENERLVHDVPVNQINLTRRVQSEEPRDLDEHLEEVKRFARAVLLLGAPLPDAEDSRYRARIYRGMSMTV